One window of the Streptomyces asoensis genome contains the following:
- a CDS encoding alpha/beta hydrolase family protein produces the protein MTPPTPTPTPTRSRTRTAWAAAVLLAVTALPASTAAAAADTSHVEGRLPSGAAYMMDVPAGWNGTVLLFSHGYTSGPANPAQDAPDAATKTLLLEKGYALVGSSYATTGWAVTDAVPDQLAALAAFTDRFGAAGRTIAWGRSYGGLVTTAIAERHPDRIDGSVALCGLVQGGVANWNNTLDPAFAVKTLLAPGSDVPLVDLADQTAATEAANTLTAAVDSAQTTAAGRARIALAAALHNIPVWNQPTQPRPAATDWDAQQANQYDAVKGLLKIAAFNRRQEAEVRAGGNMSWNTGVDYAKLLGRSSVRKEVTELYRKAGLSLTADLTTLNRAPRIAADPAAVAWMSGTSSFTGELAKPQLSVHTIGDALVPVQTESALRRAVTAAGSSALLRQAYVDNAGHCTFSPAEQLAALHTLEDRLTTGHWRGTDPAALNSRATAADPTTPTRYVPYRPTPYLRPYDLAHPADRR, from the coding sequence ATGACGCCCCCCACCCCCACGCCCACCCCCACCCGCTCCCGTACGCGCACCGCCTGGGCGGCCGCCGTCCTGCTCGCCGTCACCGCCCTTCCCGCCTCGACGGCGGCGGCCGCGGCGGACACGAGTCATGTCGAGGGCCGGCTCCCCTCCGGCGCCGCGTACATGATGGATGTGCCCGCCGGCTGGAACGGAACCGTGCTGCTCTTCAGCCACGGTTACACCTCCGGTCCCGCCAACCCCGCGCAGGACGCCCCGGACGCCGCCACGAAGACCCTCCTCCTCGAGAAGGGCTACGCGCTCGTCGGCTCCTCGTACGCCACCACGGGCTGGGCGGTGACGGACGCGGTCCCCGACCAGCTCGCCGCCCTCGCCGCCTTCACCGACCGCTTCGGCGCGGCCGGCCGGACGATCGCCTGGGGGCGGTCCTACGGCGGGCTCGTCACCACGGCCATCGCCGAACGCCACCCGGACCGCATCGACGGCTCCGTCGCCCTGTGCGGCCTGGTCCAGGGCGGGGTCGCCAACTGGAACAACACCCTCGACCCCGCCTTCGCCGTCAAGACCCTCCTCGCGCCCGGCTCCGACGTCCCGCTGGTGGACCTCGCGGACCAGACGGCCGCCACCGAGGCGGCGAACACCCTGACGGCCGCGGTCGACTCGGCGCAGACGACGGCCGCGGGCCGGGCCCGGATCGCCCTCGCCGCCGCCCTGCACAACATCCCGGTCTGGAACCAGCCGACGCAGCCCCGGCCCGCCGCGACCGACTGGGACGCGCAGCAGGCGAACCAGTACGACGCCGTCAAGGGCCTGCTGAAGATCGCCGCCTTCAACCGGCGGCAGGAGGCCGAGGTCCGGGCCGGCGGCAACATGTCCTGGAACACCGGCGTCGACTACGCGAAGCTGCTCGGCCGGTCCTCCGTCCGCAAGGAGGTCACCGAGTTGTACAGGAAGGCCGGACTGTCCTTGACGGCCGACCTGACCACCCTGAACCGGGCCCCGCGCATCGCCGCCGACCCGGCCGCGGTGGCCTGGATGAGCGGCACCAGCTCCTTCACCGGCGAACTCGCCAAGCCGCAGCTCTCCGTCCACACCATCGGTGACGCCCTCGTCCCGGTCCAGACCGAGAGCGCCCTGCGCCGGGCCGTGACCGCCGCCGGGTCCTCGGCCCTGCTGCGTCAGGCGTACGTCGACAACGCGGGCCACTGCACCTTCAGCCCCGCCGAACAGCTCGCCGCCCTGCACACCCTGGAGGACCGCCTCACCACCGGCCACTGGCGGGGCACCGACCCGGCCGCCCTCAACTCCCGTGCCACGGCGGCCGATCCGACGACCCCCACCCGTTACGTCCCCTACCGCCCCACTCCCTACCTGCGCCCGTACGACCTCGCCCACCCGGCCGACCGCCGGTAG
- a CDS encoding PaaX family transcriptional regulator → MEDDDIPDTMPHDMPDTSDGGAPQLRPQSLMLAFFGNHVLEEGDLCVYSGSIIDVLGRVGVGEQAVRSTLTRMVSRGLLRRQREGRKMYFGLTEQATRVLRDGRTRIWREGAVNDDWDGDWTLLGFSLPESRQRERHDLRSRLAWSGFGALYSGLWIAPGKVDVAAVVAELGLTAHVKIFHASADEATDIGLMIRDTWDLESVAARYVSFDKRWTAHLNAGPGEDPIGTRLRLVSEWLWTIRTDPRLPSRHLPPDWPARPAQDTFRRVAGQTETPAHHLAHRLLETTPLR, encoded by the coding sequence GTGGAGGACGACGACATCCCGGACACCATGCCGCACGACATGCCGGACACCTCGGACGGCGGCGCCCCGCAGCTGCGCCCGCAGTCGCTCATGCTCGCCTTCTTCGGCAACCACGTCCTGGAAGAGGGCGACCTGTGCGTCTACTCGGGCAGCATCATCGACGTACTCGGCCGGGTCGGCGTCGGTGAACAGGCCGTACGGTCCACGCTGACCCGCATGGTCAGCCGGGGCCTGCTCCGGCGCCAGCGGGAGGGCCGCAAGATGTACTTCGGCCTGACCGAGCAGGCGACACGCGTACTGCGGGACGGCCGCACCCGCATCTGGCGCGAGGGCGCGGTCAACGACGACTGGGACGGCGACTGGACGCTGCTCGGCTTCTCGCTCCCCGAGTCCCGCCAGCGCGAGCGCCACGACCTGCGCTCACGGCTCGCCTGGTCCGGGTTCGGCGCGCTGTACAGCGGGCTGTGGATCGCGCCGGGGAAGGTCGACGTCGCCGCCGTCGTCGCCGAACTCGGCCTCACCGCCCACGTCAAGATCTTCCACGCCTCCGCCGACGAGGCCACCGACATCGGCCTCATGATCCGCGACACCTGGGACCTGGAGAGCGTCGCCGCCCGCTATGTCTCCTTCGACAAGCGCTGGACGGCCCACCTGAACGCGGGACCGGGCGAGGACCCGATCGGCACCCGCCTGCGCCTGGTCAGCGAATGGCTCTGGACGATCCGCACGGACCCCCGGCTCCCGTCCCGCCATCTCCCCCCGGACTGGCCGGCCCGCCCCGCCCAGGACACCTTCCGCCGGGTGGCCGGTCAAACGGAAACCCCGGCCCACCACCTGGCCCACCGCCTCCTGGAGACAACCCCCCTACGCTGA
- a CDS encoding SAM-dependent methyltransferase encodes MTSPLSGSSDAGSGGTGSPFLKIDTSKPHPARMYDYFLGGKDNYEVDRDAAEQFIKAAPEVRDGVRANRHFMHRAVRHVVAEGGVRQILDIGTGLPTEPNVHQIAHSIAPATRVAYVDNDPIVSTHSMALMADADTDSGTDAHTSVVLADLRDPRAVLDHPDVRKIIDFDEPVALLLVAVVHFLADADDPDAVVATLRDALPVGSYLVLSHATGDVHEDRREDAASVYNKASASLNLRPHARVLDLFGDFTLLDPGLVPVPDWRPEEPPKRDAPPIGIYGGVARKNG; translated from the coding sequence ATGACCTCTCCCCTCAGCGGCAGCAGCGACGCCGGTAGCGGCGGCACCGGCAGCCCCTTCTTGAAGATAGACACGAGCAAGCCCCACCCCGCCCGGATGTACGACTACTTCCTCGGCGGGAAGGACAACTACGAGGTCGACCGGGACGCCGCCGAGCAGTTCATCAAGGCGGCACCGGAGGTACGGGACGGGGTCCGCGCCAACCGGCACTTCATGCACCGCGCCGTCCGGCACGTCGTCGCGGAGGGCGGCGTCCGGCAGATCCTCGACATCGGCACGGGCCTGCCCACCGAACCCAACGTGCACCAGATCGCGCACTCCATAGCCCCCGCGACCCGGGTCGCGTACGTCGACAACGATCCGATCGTCAGCACCCACTCGATGGCCCTCATGGCCGACGCCGACACCGATTCCGGCACCGACGCCCACACCTCGGTCGTCCTGGCCGACCTGCGGGATCCGCGCGCCGTCCTCGACCACCCCGACGTCCGCAAGATCATCGACTTCGACGAGCCCGTGGCGCTGCTGCTGGTGGCCGTCGTGCACTTCCTCGCCGACGCGGACGACCCGGACGCGGTCGTCGCGACACTCCGCGACGCGCTGCCCGTCGGTTCCTACCTCGTCCTGTCGCACGCCACGGGCGACGTCCACGAGGACCGGCGCGAGGACGCGGCCTCCGTCTACAACAAGGCCAGCGCCTCCCTGAACCTGCGCCCCCACGCCCGCGTCCTGGACCTCTTCGGCGACTTCACCCTCCTCGACCCGGGCCTGGTCCCGGTCCCGGACTGGCGCCCCGAAGAGCCCCCGAAGCGAGACGCCCCGCCGATCGGCATCTACGGCGGAGTGGCCCGCAAGAACGGCTGA